One window of the Salvia miltiorrhiza cultivar Shanhuang (shh) chromosome 6, IMPLAD_Smil_shh, whole genome shotgun sequence genome contains the following:
- the LOC130988214 gene encoding pyrophosphate-energized vacuolar membrane proton pump-like, with amino-acid sequence MGEATLLSDIGTEILIPICAVVGIAFAVVQWMLVSKVKLSTAASHDAKNGITDPLVEEEDGVADHSVVRKCADIQAAISEGATSFLLTEYQYVGIFMIAFAILIFLFLGSVEGFSTKSQPCTYDETKLCKPALATAVFSTIAFILGAITSVVSGFLGMKIATYANARTTLEARKGVGKAFIIAFRSGAVMGFLLAANGLLVLYIAINLFKLYYGDDWEGLFESITGYGLGGSSMALFGRVGGGIYTKAADVGADLVGKVEQNIPEDDPRNPAVIADNVGDNVGDIAGMGSDLFGSYAESSCAALVVASISSFGINHDLTAMLYPLLISSIGILVCLLTTLFATDFFEVKVVKEIEPALKKQLIISTILMTAGIAIVSWIGLPSSFTIYNFGEQKVVKSWQLFLCVAVGLWAGLIIGFITEYFTSNAYSPVQDVADSCRTGAATNVIFGLALGYKSVIIPIFAIAISIFVSFSFAAMYGIAVAALGMLSTIATGLAIDAYGPISDNAGGIAEMAGMSHSIRERTDALDAAGNTTAAIGKGFAIGSAALVSLALFGAFVSRAGISTVDVLTPKVFIGLIVGAMLPYWFSAMTMKSVGSAALKMVEEVRRQFKTIPGLMEGTAKPDYATCVKISTDASLKEMIPPGALVMLTPLIVGIFFGVETLSGVLAGALVSGVQIAISASNTGGAWDNAKKYIEAGASEHARTLGPKGSDAHKAAVIGDTVGDPLKDTSGPSLNILIKLMAVESLVFAPFFAVHGGLLFKIF; translated from the exons ATGGGCGAGGCGACGCTGCTCTCGGATATCGGAACCGAGATTCTCATCCCTATATGCGCCGTCGTCGGTATAGCCTTCGCCGTCGTGCAGTGGATGCTCGTCTCTAAGGTCAAGCTCTCCACCGCCGCCTCACACGACGCCAAAAATGGAATCACGGATCCGCTCGTTGAGGAAGAGGACGGCGTCGCCGACCACTCCGTCGTCCGCAAGTGTGCCGACATCCAGGCCGCCATTTCCGAAG GTGCAACATCATTTCTTTTAACGGAGTACCAGTATGTTGGTATATTCATGATTGCTTTTGCCATATTGATCTTCCTCTTCCTTGGCTCCGTGGAAGGATTTAGCACTAAGAGCCAACCTTGTACATACGATGAGACCAAACTTTGCAAGCCTGCACTTGCCACAGCGGTTTTTAGTACCATAGCTTTCATTCTCGGTGCTATTACATCTGTGGTTTCTGGCTTTCTTGGAATGAAGATTGCAACCTATGCAAATGCACGAACGACTTTGGAAGCTAGGAAGGGTGTTGGGAAGGCATTCATTATTGCCTTTAGATCTGGCGCGGTCATGGGTTTTCTCCTTGCAGCAAATGGTCTTCTTGTTTTGTACATTGCCATCAACCTTTTCAAGTTATACTATGGTGATGATTGGGAAGGTCTATTCGAGTCGATAACTGGCTATGGGCTTGGTGGATCTTCAATGGCTTTGTTCGGTAGGGTTGGTGGAGGTATCTACACAAAAGCTGCTGATGTAGGAGCTGATCTTGTGGGCAAAGTGGAACAGAACATCCCAGAGGATGACCCGAGGAACCCTGCG GTTATTGCTGATAATGTTGGTGATAATGTTGGGGATATTGCTGGTATGGGTTCGGATCTCTTTGGTTCGTATGCAGAGTCTTCCTGTGCAGCACTTGTTGTTGCATCCATCTCATCTTTCGGGATCAACCATGACTTGACCGCTATGCTATATCCTCTCCTAATCAGCTCTATTGGAATACTTGTTTGTCTGCTCACCACATTGTTTGCAACTGATTTCTTTGAGGTCAAGGTTGTCAAAGAAATTGAGCCAGCATTGAAGAAGCAACTCATTATCTCAACCATATTGATGACTGCGGGAATAGCTATTGTTAGCTGGATTGGCCTACCCTCTTCCTTCACAATATATAATTTCGGGGAACAGAAAGTAGTTAAGAGCTG GCAACTGTTCCTGTGCGTTGCTGTTGGTTTGTGGGCTGGCCTCATAATTGGGTTTATTACAGAGTACTTCACAAGCAATGCTTATAG CCCTGTACAAGATGTTGCTGATTCATGCCGTACTGGAGCAGCAACCAATGTTATTTTTGGCCTTGCTCTGGGATACAAATCAGTGATCATTCCAATCTTTGCCATTGCAATTAGCATTTTTGTTAGCTTTAGCTTTGCTGCAATGTATGGTATTGCTGTAGCTGCCCTCGGGATGCTGAGTACGATTGCGACCGGCTTGGCCATCGATGCATATGGACCCATCAGTGACAATGCTGGGGGTATTGCTGAGATGGCCGGCATGAGCCACAGTATCCGAGAGAGGACTGATGCCCTTGACGCTGCGGGGAACACTACAGCAGCGATTGGAAAG GGGTTTGCAATAGGCTCTGCTGCTCTTGTGTCCCTTGCCCTCTTTGGTGCATTTGTGAGCCGTGCTGGCATTTCGACTGTAGATGTTTTAACTCCGAAAGTGTTCATTGGTCTAATCGTGGGTGCTATGCTCCCTTACTGGTTCTCGGCTATGACGATGAAGAGTGTCGGTAGTGCTGCTCTGAAGATGGTTGAGGAAGTGCGCCGGCAGTTCAAAACCATCCCGGGCCTCATGGAAGGCACTGCAAAGCCGGACTATGCAACATGCGTTAAGATCTCTACAGACGCATCTCTCAAGGAGATGATTCCTCCAGGTGCGCTTGTCATGCTCACACCCCTCATTGTGGGAATTTTCTTCGGCGTGGAGACTCTTTCCGGTGTCCTTGCTGGAGCTCTCGTCTCCGGTGTTCAG ATTGCTATCTCCGCATCCAACACCGGTGGTGCTTGGGACAATGCCAAGAAATATATTGAG GCTGGGGCCTCGGAGCATGCCCGGACTCTTGGTCCTAAAGGATCTGATGCACACAAGGCAGCGGTGATCGGGGACACCGTTGGTGACCCCCTGAAGGACACGTCGGGGCCATCGCTGAACATCCTGATCAAGCTGATGGCGGTAGAATCGCTCGTGTTCGCTCCTTTCTTCGCCGTCCATGGTGGCCTGCTCTTCAAGATCTTCTGA